From Apium graveolens cultivar Ventura chromosome 9, ASM990537v1, whole genome shotgun sequence, the proteins below share one genomic window:
- the LOC141686987 gene encoding methyl-CpG-binding domain-containing protein 9-like isoform X4, giving the protein MSCRATHTHTLDLATIQTRLMDHTDSTHLISQLTRPFQNINLHDSSSPLTRDSLSLVQSFHSNLINFPGAPATLPAGAIDCAACRSSIIENERGGFLVCDGCELGFHVDCIGMRGREVMVDEWLCCECSNKEVARFRVSEKGEKRYRKNKNKNKLVDVDEDELFHGDGEVPSSRLLHSMRKKMCLESLREFICRSCGGVLEEGWSVEFKNSRSKDELDVLYCAPDGKKFESMLEVAHYLGLTPTADTTGCERRIYEFDVSVSGPLDRKRRNTERLLPMNADTRGEEDVMHNVNKDQFSGNKNAVIVGESVYCTKVMDANSEETSGSTFREYNDGYPVQYEDFFIISAGQINCRPSYYNANEIWPIGYKSCWHDKVTGSLFMCEVLDGGDSGPVFKVKRDSCSRLPVPVGSTVLYKSNLGQLAGQHDENNFQHDENNFCLDVDYSILMMLSDPSPQEHDLLSCLGNTICSNNQTSEGRFFETSPCEGKPKHVLIDRVLPDVIGEISVEERSSFLAWQKVCEKLVDVCQNVFTRTGTFEFFCKHAAEATCLSNWDIKDQKLDESVDPLTKLCGLIRSADIPSIIKDRKAFEVTSELLSKWLDQDRFGLNVEFVQELLEPNLGAIACHEYVRLKERVTCSSSLTIGNGFLLAKTKDGVDLTSEKPIDDSTESCQTSNILAVNDHIMDDNFFPPGKPVSSRLPPLLLSDALQVQEFLTRFYEILELKDLFSFEELEKELISPWFDGFDPEIFQGVSEKCLDISSHKTALKSGPAVLDKDSLAVLHRKAVKTKEPQDQLPSIALNRCNSFVLTKIHCSLIRVLIGELQSKVAAIEKDADCWKLVMRTENLESSIGELKSKRGRKKDLDADCRISELRTKMNILPLNELTWPELVRRYILSICSLGGRINSADITTCESRNIFRCLQGDGGVFCGSPTGVAGIEADTAFLAEAIENIFGSFIREHDTIAVDDVKYQDISERVDVEDFELPDWAKVLEPVRKLPTNVGARIRRCINEALDKSPPEWAKKVLEHSISKGVYKGNASGPTKKAVITVLADLQSAGFQQKPGKEQKKRYISISDIIMQRCRNILRRLAAHDDSKNLYDLLGRTLMNISCGEDDGLRSSPAIVPRPLDFRTIDLKLAAGAYGGSHEAFLEDIQEFWANVHIASKDKPDQIRLVEMLSQNFDSMYQTEVLTQFQKLEKCKQSEFASIEALKEIDEMLGSPNEILKAPWEEGVCKVCGIDRDDDNVLLCDKCDAEYHKYCLDPPLAVIPEENWFCPSCEAGTSITRRAPDTWSNLLHSRKYQGEFTGAHLDFLAHLASDMEEREYWELGVCQRSHLLTFLCDEMLSSALVRQQIDQSTETSTRLLQDLRATFAELKSLKCKEASLEAKVASNRDQTNAPCYTPDLASSEDLQGLSSSLATGNANVSSSSPIVFSNNSKSESSELAAVRTQILLLNNLISSRYSQFLKVSMRREFLGSDSSGRLYWVLADSGTEPSLVRNGQIISTSFVEAVSPPFPCELGDNKGCPKWVSYKTDAEIKKLLHHLQDNNPRERELKESILQWEILVTRGNQLSESQHLEGPQMTSSLGNCKNVTSSNSLCTMATSLLEDKYGPCLALESSELCNISMKKAKGIVLQNMHRCDCLEPIWPSRLHCYSCHRTFLTDVEFDGHNDAKCSKALPAPDNLECREISEGKSMISALEQTGYRHEMNSVSSSRSGLLRLSSSSIIHQNDKSVCPFDYEDICSKFAINESNKELVKDIGLIGSNGIPMFVPSISPQISDSVAVLLSKEAAVEADRLSSDVQHTCLQDKTTFNGNSSNDFPNNPLQCDVKHQDGKVSLHCGAPLCKVWNCCIVPEPSLRPLIGRAGYILRQLKINLLDMDAALPEEAIRPSRSKLERRWAWRSYVKSAERIYEMAQATVALEDMIKSEYLKCTWWYWSSLTMAAKISTLSSLALRIYSLDAAIYYNKTSCSDSFQKRISSKKRKERET; this is encoded by the exons ATGTCATGTAGggcaacacacacacacaccctTGACCTGGCCACTATTCAAACTCGCCTTATGGACCACACCGATTCGACTCACTTAATATCCCAACTAACTCGTCCTTTTCAGAACATCAATCTCCATGACTCATCCTCTCCTCTCACTCGTGACTCGCTCTCACTCGTCCAATCCTTCCACTCCAATCTCATCAATTTCCCCGGCGCTCCGGCGACGCTTCCCGCCGGCGCAATTGACTGCGCGGCATGTCGATCATCGATTATCGAAAACGAAAGAGGCGGCTTTTTGGTGTGCGATGGATGTGAGTTAGGGTTTCATGTTGATTGTATCGGAATGCGAGGACGTGAGGTGATGGTTGATGAGTGGTTGTGTTGTGAGTGTAGTAACAAGGAAGTTGCGAGGTTTAGAGTAAGCGAGAAAGGCGAAAAGCGGTATcggaagaataagaataagaataagcTGGTGGATGTGGATGAGGATGAATTGTTTCACGGTGATGGTGAAG TGCCATCTTCAAGATTGTTGCACAGTATGAGAAAAAAGATGTGTTTGGAGTCACTTAGGGAATTTATTTGTCGAAGTTGTGGTGGAGTTTTAGAGGAAGGTTGGAGTGTCGAGTTTAAGAATTCTAGGAGCAAAGATGAGTTGGATGTATTATACTGTGCTCCAGATGGGAAGAAATTTGAATCAATGTTAGAAGTCGCTCATTATCTTGGGCTTACCCCCACTGCTGACACTACAGGGTGTGAAAGAAGAATATATGAATTTGATGTTTCAGTGTCAGGGCCATTAGATCGTAAAAGAAGAAATACAGAAAGGCTTTTACCAATGAATGCTGATACAAGAGGTGAAGAAGATGTGATGCATAACGTAAATAAGGATCAGTTCTCTGGCAATAAGAATGCAGTTATTGTTGGTGAATCTGTATACTGCACGAAAGTCATGGATGCAAATTCTGAGGAAACTAGTGGAAGTACATTTAGAGAGTATAAT GATGGATATCCGGTTCAATATGAAGATTTTTTCATTATCTCGGCAGGACAAATTAATTGCAGACCATCTTATTATAATGCTAATGAGATATGGCCTATTGGCTATAAATCTTGTTGGCATGATAAGGTTACTGGCTCACTTTTTATGTGCGAAGTGTTGGATGGTGGTGATTCCGGGCCTGTTTTCAAAGTCAAAAGGGATTCATGTTCTCGGTTGCCAGTTCCAGTTGGCTCAACTGTCCTTTACAAGTCCAACCTGGGCCAGCTTGCTGGTCAGCATGACGAAAATAACTTTCAGCATGACGAAAATAACTTTTGTCTGGATGTGGATTATAGTATTCTGATGATGCTCTCTGATCCTTCACCACAAGAACATGATCTTTTGTCCTGTCTTGGCAATACTATCTGCTCGAATAATCAGACATCAGAAGGCCGGTTCTTTGAAACGAGTCCATGTGAAGGAAAACCTAAACATGTTTTAATTGACAGAGTGCTTCCGGATGTAATTGGTGAAATTTCAGTTGAAGAGCGTTCATCATTTCTAGCATGGCAAAAGGTTTGTGAAAAACTTGTTGATGTTTGCCAGAATGTCTTCACCCGAACCGGGACTTTTGAGTTCTTCTGCAAACATGCGGCTGAAGCAACATGCTTGTCCAACTGGGACATTAAGGACCAAAAACTCGACGAGAGTGTTGATCCTCTAACCAAACTTTGTGGTTTGATTAGATCAGCTGATATTCCTTCTATTATTAAGGATCGGAAAGCTTTTGAGGTTACATCTGAATTATTATCAAAATGGCTTGACCAGGACAGATTTGGACTGAATGTAGAATTTGTGCAAGAACTCTTAGAACCGAATCTTGGTGCTATAGCATGTCATGAGTATGTCAGGTTGAAAGAAAGAGTAACTTGTTCATCATCGTTAACAATCGGTAATGGGTTCTTACTAGCTAAGACAAAAGACGGAGTTGACCTCACAAGTGAGAAACCGATAGATGATTCAACTGAAAGCTGCCAAACGTCCAATATCCTAGCGGTTAATGATCATATTATGGATGATAACTTCTTCCCTCCGGGAAAGCCTGTTAGCTCAAGACTTCCTCCTCTACTTCTGAGTGATGCACTTCAG GTACAGGAGTTTCTTACTCGTTTTTATGAAATTCTGGAGTTGAAAGATCTATTTTCATTTGAAGAACTTGAAAAGGAACTTATCAGTCCGTGGTTTGATGGTTTCGACCCTGAGATATTTCAAGGAGTATCCGAGAAATGCCTAGATATCTCCTCACATAAAACTGCCTTAAAATCTGGTCCAGCAGTGTTAGATAAAGATTCACTTGCAGTGCTACACAGGAAGGCAGTAAAAACAAAAGAACCCCAAGATCAACTACCATCTATTGCTCTCAACAGGTGCAACAGTTTTGTGTTGACTAAGATCCACTGCTCTTTAATAAGAGTGCTTATAGGTGAGCTGCAGTCAAAGGTGGCTGCAATTGAGAAAGATGCAGACTGCTGGAAATTGGTGATGCGGACTGAAAATTTAGAATCAAGTATCGGTGAGTTGAAATCCAAGCGTGGCAGAAAGAAAGATTTAGACGCAGACTGCAGGATATCTGAATTGAGAACTAAAATGAATATACTTCCGCTTAATGAATTAACTTGGCCAGAGTTGGTCCGAAGATATATTTTGTCCATCTGTTCTCTGGGTGGAAGAATCAATTCTGCAGATATTACCACCTGTGAAAGTAGAAACATATTTCGCTGTTTACAAGGTGATGGCGGGGTGTTCTGTGGCTCACCTACTGGAGTTGCAGGGATAGAAGCAGATACAGCG TTCCTTGCAGAAGCTATAGAGAATATATTTGGCtctttcattagagagcatgATACCATTGCTGTAGATGATGTGAAATATCAAGATATTTCAGAAAGGGTGGATGTAGAGGATTTTGAACTCCCAGACTGGGCCAAAGTTTTGGAACCTGTCAGGAAGTTGCCCACGAATGTGGGAGCCAGAATAAGAAGATGCATAAATGAGGCATTGGATAAAAGTCCACCTGAATGGGCGAAGAAAGTACTGGAGCATTCAATCAGCAAGGGAGTTTACAAGGGCAATGCATCTGGGCCTACCAAG AAAGCTGTTATTACGGTGCTGGCAGACTTGCAGAGTGCAGGTTTTCAGCAGAAACCTGGTAAAGAACAGAAGAAAAGGTACATATCCATATCCGACATCATTATGCAACGATGTCGTAATATCTTACGCCGCTTGGCTGCTCATGATGATTCAAAAAATCTCTACGACTTGCTGGGAAGGacattaatgaatattagttgcGGTGAAGATGACGGGCTTCGTAGTTCTCCCGCTATTGTGCCACGCCCTCTTGATTTCAGGACTATTGACTTGAAATTGGCAGCTGGGGCTTATGGTGGTTCACACGAAGCATTTCTTGAGGATATTCAAGAG TTTTGGGCCAATGTACATATTGCTTCCAAGGACAAGCCTGATCAAATTAGATTGGTTGAGATGTTGTCCCAGAATTTTGATTCAATGTATCAAACAGAG GTTCTCACCCAGTTTCAGAAGTTGGAGAAGTGTAAACAATCAGAATTTGCAAGTATAGAGGCCCTAAAAGAGATAGATGAAATGCTTGGTTCTCCTAATGAGATTCTTAAAGCCCCATGGGAAGAAGGGGTATGCAAAGTTTGCGGAATTGATAGAGATGATGACAATGTTCTACTCTGTGACAAGTGCGATGCGGAGTATCATAAATACTGCTTAGATCCTCCACTTGCAGTAATTCCTGAAGAAAACTGGTTTTGTCCTTCTTGTGAGGCCGGGACATCCATAACTCGAAGGGCACCTGATACTTGGTCGAATCTTCTTCACAGTAGAAAGTATCAGGGAGAATTCACCGGTGCACACTTGGATTTCCTTGCACATCTAGCATctgatatggaagaaagagaaTATTGGGAATTGGGAGTTTGCCAG AGATCCCACCTGTTGACATTTCTGTGTGATGAAATGTTAAGCTCGGCCCTTGTCAGGCAACAAATTGACCAAAGCACAGAAACATCAACTAGATTATTGCAGGATTTGCGTGCTACCTTTGCTGAATTAAaaagcctgaaatgcaaagaAGCGAGCTTGGAGGCAAAAGTTGCGTCTAATAGAGATCAAACTAATGCTCCATGTTATACTCCTGATTTGGCATCTTCTGAAGATCTGCAAGGCCTTTCTTCTTCTCTTGCCACAGGGAATGCTAATGTCAGTTCAAGTTCTCCCATTGTGTTTTCCAATAACTCCAAATCAGAAAGCTCTGAGTTAGCAGCAGTTAGGACCCAAATATTACTACTAAACAACTTAATTTCTAGTCGATATTCACAGTTTCTGAAGGTGTCAATGCGGAGAGAATTTTTGGGTAGTGATTCTTCTGGCAGATTGTACTGGGTTTTAGCAGATTCAGGTACCGAACCTTCACTTGTGCGGAATGGACAAATTATATCTACCAGTTTCGTAGAGGCTGTTTCACCTCCTTTTCCATGTGAACTTGGTGATAACAAGGGCTGTCCTAAATGGGTTTCTTACAAAACTGATGCAGAAATTAAAAAGCTTTTGCACCATTTACAGGATAATAATCCAAGAGAAAGAGAGTTGAAAGAATCCATTCTGCAGTGGGAAATTTTAGTGACCCGAGGCAATCAACTATCTGAGAGCCAACATTTGGAGGGTCCACAAATGACTTCAAGTTTGGGAAACTGTAAAAATGTTACATCTTCGAACTCCCTTTGTACTATGGCTACCAGTTTGCTAGAGGATAAATATGGTCCATGCCTAGCACTGGAGTCATCCGAGCTTTGTAATATAAGCATGAAAAAGGCAAAAGGAATTGTCCTGCAGAATATGCATAGATGTGATTGTTTAGAACCTATATGGCCATCTAGACTTCATTGTTATTCATGCCACAGAACTTTCTTGACAGATGTAGAATTTGATGGACATAATGATGCTAAATGCAGCAAAGCTCTACCAGCGCCTGATAACTTGGAGTGTCGTGAAATATCTGAGGGTAAAAGCATGATATCTGCTCTTGAACAGACAGGGTACAGACATGAGATGAATAGTGTTTCTTCATCAAGAAGTGGGCTTTTACGACTCTCTTCAAGTTCTATTATTCATCAGAATGACAAGTCAGTCTGTCCATTTGATTATGAAGATATTTGTTCTAAATTTGCGATAAATGAATCAAACAAGGAACTTGTGAAAGACATAGGTCTTATCGGCTCGAATGGAATTCCGATGTTTGTTCCATCTATTTCTCCTCAAATTAGTGATTCTGTGGCTGTTCTACTTTCCAAAGAGGCTGCAGTTGAAGCTGATAGGCTTTCTAGTGATGTGCAACATACTTGTTTGCAAGACAAGACGACATTTAATGGTAATAGTAGCAATGATTTTCCTAATAATCCTCTGCAGTGTGATGTTAAGCATCAAGATGGGAAAGTATCACTGCACTGTGGTGCTCCCCTGTGCAAGGTATGGAATTGCTGCATTGTCCCAGAACCCTCGCTAAGGCCATTGATAGGCAGAGCTGGTTATATCCTAAGACAACTCAAGATCAACCTACTGGACATGGACGCTGCCCTTCCTGAAGAGGCAATAAGACCTTCAAGGAGTAAGTTGGAACGCAGATGGGCTTGGCGCAGCTATGTTAAATCAGCAGAAAGAATATACGAG ATGGCGCAAGCAACAGTAGCATTGGAGGATATGATAAAATCAGAGTACTTAAAATGTACATGGTGGTACTGGTCGTCACTAACCATGGCTGCCAAAATATCAACACTATCATCCCTTGCACTACGTATCTACTCCCTGGATGCAGCCATCTACTACAATAAGACTTCTTGTTCAGACAGCTTCCAGAAAAGGatatcaagcaagaaaagaaaggAACGGGAGACTTGA